A genomic segment from Lignipirellula cremea encodes:
- a CDS encoding N,N-dimethylformamidase beta subunit family domain-containing protein: MNDPQGLPRRDFLKGALAASAAGLAANELSAEETPTPGPKQPTARKPADPIAQENARQGAPDWQLTRVRLDESSIRCPAIEGYCSQQSVAPGDSLSVQVSMEPAGKFQCEIFRLGYYGGQGARLFQTIGPLKASPQPTPPVGPRRLRECQWEPTFDLKIGQDWPSGVYVGRLTRHSSQPLDPAWQSYIIFIVRNDQGADILLQCSDNTWQAYNRWPDTYSLYDGDDQEWALETGVDVSFDRPYGKYRQIYENPQSLGSGEFLCWEYPLAYFLEQHGYSVSYCSNRDMVTPELGLKHKAFISVGHDEYWDVRQYHSVKKMIDQGVNALFLCGNSVAFVSPFRDSRSGQPQRIITRSGCFGEMTDKEKDRMPGLEATGPDESLLIGARSVIPFNGGGDWIVTQPDHWLFAGTGMQQGDFIPGLVGWEFHGDPAPIPGLEVIAQGTAVTGRGQPSDWAATIYPGPRGNFVFNASTIYWSQGLASPPGHMLPWSHGTRPHGPDSRVQQITHNALRRAIR; the protein is encoded by the coding sequence ATGAACGACCCGCAAGGTCTGCCCCGGCGAGACTTCCTCAAAGGAGCCCTGGCTGCTTCAGCCGCCGGATTGGCGGCGAACGAACTGTCCGCCGAAGAGACGCCCACGCCCGGCCCAAAACAGCCGACCGCCCGTAAACCGGCCGACCCCATCGCCCAGGAGAACGCACGCCAGGGCGCCCCGGACTGGCAACTCACCCGCGTGCGACTGGATGAGTCGTCGATCCGCTGCCCGGCCATCGAAGGCTACTGCTCCCAGCAGTCCGTGGCGCCCGGCGATTCGCTTTCGGTCCAGGTCAGCATGGAACCCGCCGGCAAGTTCCAGTGCGAGATCTTTCGTCTGGGCTACTACGGCGGGCAGGGCGCCCGTCTGTTCCAGACCATTGGACCTCTAAAGGCTTCCCCCCAGCCAACTCCGCCGGTCGGCCCGCGTCGCCTGCGGGAGTGCCAGTGGGAGCCGACCTTCGACCTGAAAATTGGCCAGGACTGGCCCAGCGGCGTGTACGTGGGCCGACTCACCCGGCACAGCTCGCAGCCGCTCGATCCGGCCTGGCAAAGCTATATCATTTTCATCGTGCGGAACGACCAGGGCGCCGACATCCTGCTGCAGTGCAGCGACAACACCTGGCAGGCCTATAATCGCTGGCCCGATACGTATTCACTGTACGATGGCGACGACCAGGAATGGGCCCTGGAAACGGGCGTCGATGTCAGCTTCGATCGTCCTTACGGCAAGTACCGCCAGATCTACGAGAACCCGCAGTCCCTGGGATCGGGCGAATTCCTCTGCTGGGAATACCCGCTCGCCTACTTCCTGGAACAGCACGGCTATAGCGTCTCCTACTGCAGCAACCGCGACATGGTGACGCCGGAACTGGGCCTGAAACATAAAGCGTTTATCAGCGTCGGCCACGATGAATACTGGGACGTGCGCCAGTACCACAGTGTGAAAAAGATGATCGACCAGGGAGTGAACGCCCTGTTCCTGTGCGGTAACTCCGTGGCGTTTGTTTCTCCTTTTCGCGACTCCCGCAGCGGCCAGCCCCAGCGGATCATCACCCGGTCCGGCTGCTTTGGGGAGATGACCGACAAAGAGAAAGACCGCATGCCCGGCCTGGAAGCGACCGGCCCCGACGAGTCCCTGCTGATCGGCGCCCGCTCCGTGATTCCGTTTAACGGCGGCGGCGACTGGATCGTAACGCAGCCCGACCACTGGCTGTTCGCCGGAACGGGCATGCAGCAGGGCGACTTCATCCCGGGACTGGTCGGCTGGGAATTCCACGGCGATCCGGCCCCGATCCCTGGCCTGGAGGTCATCGCCCAGGGAACGGCCGTCACCGGCCGCGGCCAGCCGAGCGACTGGGCGGCCACCATTTATCCAGGGCCGCGGGGGAACTTCGTCTTTAACGCTTCCACCATTTACTGGTCCCAGGGGCTGGCCAGCCCGCCGGGCCACATGCTGCCCTGGTCGCACGGGACGCGTCCCCATGGCCCCGATTCCCGCGTCCAGCAGATCACCCACAACGCCCTGCGTCGCGCGATCCGGTAA